A genomic segment from Nicotiana tabacum cultivar K326 chromosome 9, ASM71507v2, whole genome shotgun sequence encodes:
- the LOC107779613 gene encoding serine/threonine-protein kinase PBL34 — protein MENNKKKNKNCGCWAVLRSSVIGGACSSSVSKHSANSIPRTSLVYDAATETRYLNASNREMCVQDEARVSSDTPHDTDPPTLTPAAENKVQRQLLQFTFHELKAATGNFRPDSILGEGGFGYVFKGWIDENGTAPAKPGSGITVAVKSLKPDGLQGHREWVAEVDFLGQLHHPNLVKLIGYCIEDDQRLLVYEFMTRGSLENHLFRRTIPLPWSNRIKISLGAAKGLAFLHGGPEPVIYRDFKTSNILLDSEYNAKLSDFGLAKAGPQGDKTHVSTRVVGTYGYAAPEYVMTGHLTSKSDVFSFGVVLLEILTGRRSMDKKRPSGEQNLVAWARPYLADKRKFYQLVDPRLELNYSVKGVQKIAQLAYMCLSRDPKSRPTMDEIVKALTPLQELNDLAILSNHSRLIQSGRRKKKLDGMQQLSYNHSRSIRESPLHSGRQHCK, from the exons ATGgaaaataataagaagaagaataagaattgTGGGTGTTGGGCTGTTCTTAGGTCCAGTGTTATTGGAGGTGCCTGTAGTTCTTCTGTTTCTAAACACTCTGCTAATTCTATTCCAAGAACTAGTCTTGTTTATGATGCAG CCACAGAGACCCGATACCTAAACGCTAGCAACAGGGAGATGTGCGTTCAGGATGAAGCAAGAGTATCGTCTGATACCCCTCATGATACTGATCCACCAACACTTACACCAGCTGCAGAAAACAAAGTGCAACGGCAGCTGCTTCAGTTCACATTTCATGAGCTAAAAGCTGCAACGGGGAACTTCAGACCGGATAGTATTCTTGGTGAAGGTGGATTTGGATATGTATTCAAAGGCTGGATAGACGAGAACGGGACAGCACCAGCAAAGCCCGGTTCTGGGATTACGGTTGCTGTCAAGAGCTTGAAACCAGATGGTCTTCAAGGCCATAGAGAATGGGTG GCAGAAGTAGACTTCCTTGGACAGCTTCATCATCCTAATCTTGTCAAGTTAATCGGATACTGTATCGAAGATGATCAAAGGCTGCTCGTTTATGAGTTCATGACCCGTGGAAGCCTTGAAAACCATCTTTTCAGAA GGACGATACCTCTCCCGTGGTCCAACAGGATAAAAATTTCGCTTGGTGCAGCCAAAGGCTTAGCATTTCTCCACGGAGGCCCTGAACCTGTCATTTACAGAGATTTCAAGACATCAAATATTTTACTTGATTCG GAATATAATGCTAAGCTTTCGGACTTTGGCCTTGCTAAAGCTGGTCCTCAAGGTGACAAAACACATGTTTCTACAAGGGTTGTGGGAACTTATGGATATGCTGCTCCAGAATATGTAATGACAG GACATTTGACATCGAAGAGTGATGTTTTTAGTTTTGGTGTTGTGCTCTTGGAGATTTTAACTGGTAGGAGGTCTATGGACAAAAAGCGTCCAAGTGGAGAACAAAATCTTGTAGCATGGGCAAGGCCATATTTAGCTGACAAGAGAAAGTTTTATCAACTTGTGGATCCTCGGCTGGAGTTAAATTACTCCGTTAAAGGGGTGCAAAAGATCGCGCAGCTCGCTTACATGTGCCTGAGCAGGGATCCTAAATCTCGTCCTACAATGGATGAAATTGTGAAGGCTCTTACTCCGCTTCAAGAGCTCAATGATCTCGCTATATTATCAAATCATTCTCGCTTAATACAATCAGGAAGGCGAAAGAAGAAACTAGACGGAATGCAACAACTTAGCTATAATCATTCGAGGAGTATCAGAGAGTCTCCGTTACATTCTGGTAGGCAACATTGTAAATAA